One window of the Populus trichocarpa isolate Nisqually-1 chromosome 9, P.trichocarpa_v4.1, whole genome shotgun sequence genome contains the following:
- the LOC7481512 gene encoding uncharacterized protein LOC7481512, with the protein MAVDLNNRDSLFLPSQYNHAEENTILAVDNKTTNQNGSTSLASSDFGSALSSPTESELGSTESESDQDDDYIAELSRQMAHHMLQDDDHERHEKTWSLAGWPQSTAWSELGSSQEEETVVVNKFEKFKIKEEEEIHKYANNEGCLSTSLKTHSVLSTVREPEISPADQFQSKQALIENQIKFYKLKKSEQIMKQQESLYGAKRSNWHKQNDPRRQVKQFQSKGRARGGQFTSHYGQKVSWANLQQQHGTGSEMRAVFLGDSCLRSGSGGGTGVFLPRGIGNTSGSQKKPGCSTVLIPARVVQALKLHFDKMGVASRSNGAILPIQHDALSGDVRCGLQLPQRMSQSPAMPAINSHQGTGLPQEWPY; encoded by the exons ATGGCTGTTGACCTAAACAACAGGGATTCATTATTCTTGCCCTCCCAATATAATCATGCCGAGGAGAACACCATTCTCGCTGTGGACAATAAAACCACTAACCAAAACGGGTCCACGTCCTTGGCTTCATCTGATTTTGGGTCTGCCCTGAGCTCACCAACTGAATCAGAGCTTGGTTCAACTGAGTCGGAAAGTGACCAAGACGACGATTACATTGCTGAGCTGTCTCGTCAGATGGCTCATCACATGCTCCAAGATGATGATCATGAAAGACATGAAAAG ACATGGAGTCTTGCTGGCTGGCCACAATCAACAGCATGGTCAGAGTTGGGCTCGAGCCAAGAAGAGGAGACCGTGGTGGTGAACAAGTTTGAGAAGTTCAAGatcaaagaagaggaagagattCACAAGTATGCCAATAACGAGGGATGTCTAAGCACTTCGCTTAAAACCCATTCAGTCCTTTCTACTGTCAGGGAACCTGAAATTTCCCCTGCCGATCAGTTTCAGTCTAAGCAAGCTCTTATTGAGAATCAAATAAAG TTCTATAAGCTCAAAAAATCAGAGCAGATTATGAAGCAACAAGAGTCTCTATATGGGGCAAAACGGTCCAATTGGCATAAACAAAACGACCCCAGACGACAAGTTAAGCAGTTTCAAAGCAAAGGGAGAGCTCGTGGTGGGCAGTTTACTAGTCATTACGGGCAAAAGGTGTCATGGGCTAATCTACAACAACAACATGGAACCGGATCAGAGATGAGAGCAGTTTTCCTTGGTGATTCGTGTCTAAGAAGCGGGTCTGGTGGTGGCACGGGGGTGTTCTTGCCTAGAGGTATCGGCAATACTTCCGGGTCACAAAAGAAACCAG GTTGTTCAACTGTTCTTATACCAGCGAGAGTAGTTCAAGCGCTGAAACTCCATTTTGACAAAATGGGGGTTGCATCAAGATCCAATGGTGCTATTCTCCCTATTCAGCACG ATGCTTTGAGTGGTGATGTGAGATGTGGCCTGCAATTACCGCAAAGGATGAGCCAGTCTCCAGCGATGCCGGCAATAAATAGTCATCAAGGAACCGGTTTGCCTCAGGAATGGCCGTACTGA